The following are from one region of the Chitinophagales bacterium genome:
- a CDS encoding phosphoenolpyruvate synthase, translating into MRSQLADELSKLDTRSFSNLGEVGKRCRALILGAELHHELQKSILEGYRSLQEKYGPELSVAVRSSATAEDLPTASFAGQQESFLNVKGRENLIGACHRCYASLFTDRAIKYRVDKGFDHMKVALSVGVQLMVRSDKACSGVMFTLDPDSGFEKVVLISGAWGLGENVVQGTVNTDEFLVYKPFVDQVSNPIISHRLGSKEWMMVLDETADFITSGKAVVNRETPPEKRSQFILRDEEIIQLARWAAYIEKHYGRPMDIEWAKDGITHQLFIVQARPETVHSQKTHQPAFFTEYRLIKRGNLLCRGIGLGNRIVSGKAKILSEPSQIDQLREGEILVTGRTDPDWDPVLKKASAIVTDQGGRTSHAAIVAREMGAIAVVGTGDATRKIQNGQLITVSTAEGDTGYVYEGEAQWEEKVIELSNIKMPETKVMFILGHPDKAFKYAALPNNGVGLMRMEFIINNSIGVHPMALHAFDAVQDKALRQIIEDKCRGYPNKEDYFITRLAEAIARIAAAFYPKDVIVRMSDFKSNEYANLIGGNLFEPAEENPMIGFRGASRYYHPLYRDAFKMECSAMKKAREDMGFTNVKLMIPFCRTVQEAIKVIQLMEEMGMKRGDKGLEIYMMAEIPSNAILAEDFAPYFDGFSIGSNDLTQLVLGADRDSELLSEIFSPFDPAVMQLIAMIIRKAKKAGIKTGLCGQAPSDYPEYAAFLVECGIDSISFNADALLRGIENILKAEEKIKKVSHSA; encoded by the coding sequence TTGCGCTCCCAACTTGCTGACGAACTATCAAAACTTGACACCCGCTCGTTTTCTAACCTGGGCGAAGTGGGCAAGCGTTGCCGTGCGTTAATTCTCGGTGCAGAACTTCACCATGAACTGCAGAAATCCATTCTTGAAGGCTACAGGAGTCTGCAGGAGAAATATGGTCCGGAGCTCTCCGTTGCAGTACGAAGCAGCGCCACCGCGGAAGACCTCCCCACAGCCAGCTTCGCTGGGCAGCAGGAAAGTTTTTTAAATGTAAAGGGCAGAGAGAATCTCATCGGGGCGTGTCATCGCTGCTATGCGTCTTTGTTTACCGACCGGGCAATAAAATACCGTGTGGACAAAGGTTTTGACCACATGAAAGTCGCCTTATCGGTTGGTGTGCAGCTGATGGTGCGCTCCGACAAAGCCTGCTCCGGAGTGATGTTCACACTTGACCCGGATTCGGGATTTGAAAAAGTCGTACTCATTTCCGGAGCCTGGGGGCTGGGCGAAAATGTGGTGCAGGGCACCGTGAACACCGATGAATTTCTGGTTTACAAGCCCTTTGTTGACCAGGTTTCCAATCCAATCATTTCACATCGCCTTGGCAGCAAAGAGTGGATGATGGTATTAGATGAAACAGCCGACTTTATCACATCCGGCAAGGCAGTGGTCAATAGGGAAACGCCTCCGGAAAAAAGAAGCCAGTTTATTCTCCGGGACGAAGAAATTATCCAGCTGGCCCGATGGGCAGCGTATATTGAAAAGCATTACGGGCGTCCCATGGATATTGAATGGGCCAAAGACGGCATCACACATCAGCTGTTTATTGTACAGGCACGCCCTGAAACAGTGCATAGCCAAAAAACGCATCAACCTGCTTTTTTTACCGAATATAGGCTGATAAAAAGGGGAAATCTCCTGTGCCGCGGCATCGGTCTGGGCAATCGGATTGTTTCCGGGAAAGCAAAGATTTTATCCGAGCCTTCTCAGATTGACCAGCTTCGGGAGGGAGAAATACTGGTCACCGGCCGCACTGACCCTGATTGGGATCCGGTGCTGAAGAAAGCCAGTGCTATTGTTACCGATCAAGGTGGCCGCACCTCACATGCCGCCATTGTTGCCCGCGAGATGGGCGCTATTGCAGTAGTCGGCACCGGTGACGCCACCCGAAAAATTCAAAATGGTCAGCTCATAACCGTATCCACCGCGGAGGGGGACACCGGTTATGTGTATGAAGGAGAGGCTCAATGGGAAGAAAAAGTCATTGAACTCAGTAACATCAAGATGCCTGAAACGAAAGTAATGTTTATCCTTGGCCATCCGGACAAAGCGTTTAAATATGCCGCTCTTCCGAATAATGGCGTGGGCCTTATGCGCATGGAATTCATCATCAATAATTCCATAGGCGTCCACCCTATGGCGTTGCATGCTTTTGATGCCGTGCAGGACAAAGCCCTGCGGCAAATCATTGAAGACAAATGCCGGGGGTATCCGAACAAAGAAGATTATTTTATCACCAGACTGGCAGAAGCCATAGCACGCATTGCAGCGGCATTTTATCCGAAAGACGTGATTGTGAGAATGAGTGATTTTAAATCCAATGAATACGCCAACCTGATCGGAGGGAACCTGTTTGAGCCGGCAGAAGAAAACCCGATGATTGGTTTTCGGGGTGCATCCCGTTATTATCACCCGCTATATCGTGACGCTTTCAAAATGGAATGCAGCGCAATGAAAAAAGCCCGCGAAGACATGGGCTTCACCAATGTAAAACTGATGATTCCCTTTTGTCGCACGGTGCAGGAGGCCATAAAGGTTATTCAACTGATGGAAGAAATGGGAATGAAACGCGGAGATAAAGGACTTGAAATATACATGATGGCGGAAATTCCCAGCAATGCCATACTTGCCGAGGATTTCGCGCCCTATTTTGACGGCTTTTCCATCGGCTCCAATGATCTGACGCAGCTTGTCCTTGGTGCTGATCGCGATTCGGAATTGCTCAGTGAAATTTTCAGCCCGTTTGACCCGGCTGTGATGCAACTTATTGCCATGATCATCCGGAAGGCGAAAAAAGCCGGCATAAAAACAGGTCTTTGCGGACAGGCCCCCAGTGATTATCCTGAGTATGCAGCCTTCCTGGTTGAATGCGGCATTGACAGCATTTCATTCAATGCAGACGCCTTGCTCCGGGGCATTGAAAACATTCTCAAAGCTGAAGAAAAAATAAAAAAGGTTTCGCATTCGGCTTAA
- a CDS encoding phosphoribosyltransferase, with translation MVFKDRTHAGKLLAEALKNYKNNENAVVLGIPRGGVVIGYELARYLNLPLEIELVKKIEHPLSPELAIGAVSLKGRIVGTDYAGPMKKYIEEQTQSIREMLAARYKMFKRKPLNWQGKTVIITDDGIATGSTMIALIQLIKQDEPQKIIVAVPVAPKRGVKAIQAYADEVICLMTPDDFYAISEFYESFSQVSDEEVIQLLRKAEQNFRIQKGIQREKEDVEKYHPKNKDFLTSEH, from the coding sequence ATGGTATTTAAAGATCGCACACATGCCGGTAAGCTTCTTGCGGAAGCCCTGAAGAATTATAAAAACAATGAAAATGCGGTGGTTTTAGGAATACCGCGTGGAGGTGTAGTTATTGGTTATGAATTAGCCCGCTATCTGAATCTGCCACTTGAGATTGAACTGGTAAAAAAAATTGAGCATCCCTTATCACCGGAACTAGCCATCGGAGCCGTCAGCCTGAAAGGCCGTATTGTGGGAACGGACTATGCCGGCCCCATGAAAAAATATATTGAAGAACAAACGCAGAGCATAAGGGAAATGCTTGCCGCACGCTATAAAATGTTCAAACGTAAACCTTTGAACTGGCAGGGCAAAACCGTAATCATTACAGATGATGGAATAGCCACCGGAAGCACAATGATTGCATTGATACAACTCATCAAGCAAGACGAACCACAGAAAATTATTGTTGCCGTGCCGGTAGCGCCCAAGCGCGGTGTGAAGGCAATACAAGCATACGCTGATGAGGTGATTTGCCTGATGACTCCGGATGATTTTTATGCCATCAGTGAGTTCTATGAAAGCTTTTCCCAGGTTAGCGATGAGGAGGTGATTCAACTGCTTCGTAAAGCAGAACAAAACTTTCGGATACAAAAAGGCATACAGAGGGAAAAAGAGGATGTGGAAAAGTATCATCCAAAGAATAAAGATTTTTTAACCTCAGAGCATTAA
- a CDS encoding short chain dehydrogenase — MEKIFKDKVAFITGGSFGIGRATAAAFAARGAHVAIVDWIEDQETAERVRKAGSKALFIKCDVSQNEEVQKAVETTVSELGGLDFAFNNAGVEGIMAPTPECTEENWDKTLGINLKGIWLCMKYQIPHMLKKGKGAIVNCASVAGLIGFPGLPAYVASKHGIIGLTKTAALECAKKGVRINAVCPGVIKTPMIDRVTGRKKEVEKAYENMEPIGRMGKPDEVAEAVVWLCSDAASFVTGAAIPVDGGWIAQ, encoded by the coding sequence ATGGAAAAAATATTTAAAGACAAAGTGGCTTTTATCACGGGTGGCAGTTTTGGCATCGGAAGAGCCACAGCTGCTGCCTTTGCTGCACGTGGCGCTCATGTAGCCATAGTGGACTGGATAGAAGATCAGGAAACTGCTGAACGGGTGCGCAAAGCCGGCAGTAAAGCGCTGTTTATAAAATGTGACGTTTCTCAGAATGAAGAAGTGCAAAAAGCCGTAGAAACCACTGTATCAGAGTTGGGCGGTTTGGATTTCGCCTTTAATAATGCCGGTGTAGAGGGCATTATGGCCCCCACTCCTGAATGCACAGAGGAAAACTGGGATAAAACACTTGGCATTAATCTTAAAGGCATCTGGCTGTGCATGAAATATCAAATACCGCACATGCTGAAAAAGGGCAAAGGAGCCATTGTAAACTGTGCCTCTGTTGCCGGACTGATAGGGTTTCCCGGGTTACCGGCTTATGTGGCTTCCAAACACGGCATTATCGGGCTAACCAAAACCGCAGCTCTGGAATGCGCTAAAAAAGGTGTACGCATAAATGCCGTATGCCCGGGAGTTATCAAAACACCTATGATTGACCGCGTTACCGGTAGGAAAAAAGAAGTAGAAAAGGCCTATGAAAATATGGAGCCAATAGGCCGCATGGGAAAGCCCGATGAAGTGGCTGAAGCTGTAGTATGGTTGTGCTCTGATGCAGCCTCCTTTGTCACCGGTGCTGCTATCCCCGTGGATGGCGGATGGATTGCTCAATAA